A stretch of Endozoicomonas sp. SCSIO W0465 DNA encodes these proteins:
- a CDS encoding lipopolysaccharide assembly protein LapB, which translates to MNATASSTIGKGSSGPVYSSPPVGGRGGLSWAAIVSGSPGATVRPVTSVGTRGLRQNPARSSNQSAATRAVTTTGNAEVLLSQGFDLLRKKQWDSAVKVFKTIKPETQEQNERKVNGLARALYHQPGKAGEALDVLNQLSASVQTGTLLTKCRILQALERYQEAEDLLKQIVKKEAGNPEKGRTCKQRREANLMLARLWEMLGKLDQAERLLIIMFRQESTTAGDLEAGRACKHHDVNLTLPRLWQMMGKLDKAERLLIATFKQESAKTGDPEAGGACKNHDTNLTLARHWQMMGKFDKAERLLIATFRQESLQPGDLEAGRACKNHDTNLGLARLWQMMGKFDKAERLLIATFRQESVQPGDLEAGRACKYHETNLMLARHWQTMGKLDMAERLLIAMFRQESARAGDLEADRACKNHETNLGLARLWQMRGQLDKAERLLIATFRQESAQAGALKKGGACKYHETNLTLARHWQMMGQLDKAERLLIATFRQESVNAGDLEEGKACKHHKTNLGLTRHWEMMGQLDKAERLLIATFRQESLNVDDLEAGRACRNHETNLGLARLWQMRGKLDEAERLLIAMFREESVEEVDLEADRPCQNHEINLALVRHWQIMGKLDKAERLLIATFRQKSTTAGDLEEGRACNNHETNLGLARLWELMGKLHKAERLLIAMFRQESAKAGDLEEGRACQNHETNLTLARHWGIMGQLDKAEHLLIATFRQESVKADDLEDGRACQDHETNLTLARHWELMGKLKKVECLLIATFRQESAEAGDLEAGRACKNHETNLTLARLWQIMGKVDNAQSLLQQCLSDSTLVDAQKDRYRLALSILHCGTNEFDTYIGAITNGVDKALIQSIHRFMIYCERVGKNGSEEPVLLDQAFNYVEEAMQLPSTSEKRAQLLSQKAHIMRMQKKAESEWQWLFQQASFLDPSRLLKEKTEPWRKKEQCALEKLNILSPA; encoded by the coding sequence ATGAACGCGACTGCTTCCTCTACCATTGGTAAAGGCTCATCCGGGCCAGTCTACAGCTCACCTCCCGTTGGCGGAAGAGGAGGCCTTAGCTGGGCTGCGATTGTGTCAGGCTCTCCGGGAGCGACAGTGAGGCCGGTGACTTCTGTGGGTACCCGTGGGTTAAGACAAAATCCTGCCCGGAGTTCTAATCAATCTGCCGCAACAAGGGCGGTAACAACGACAGGAAATGCAGAGGTGCTTCTTTCTCAGGGGTTTGACTTACTCAGGAAAAAGCAGTGGGACTCAGCGGTTAAGGTGTTTAAGACGATCAAACCGGAGACTCAAGAACAGAATGAACGTAAAGTCAATGGTCTTGCCCGGGCACTTTACCACCAGCCCGGAAAGGCCGGTGAGGCACTGGATGTATTAAATCAACTATCGGCTTCTGTCCAGACCGGTACCCTGCTGACAAAGTGCAGGATTCTGCAAGCACTGGAACGTTATCAAGAGGCAGAAGATCTGTTGAAGCAGATTGTTAAGAAGGAAGCGGGTAACCCGGAAAAAGGCAGGACCTGCAAGCAGCGGCGTGAGGCAAATCTCATGCTGGCGCGCCTCTGGGAAATGCTGGGTAAGCTCGATCAAGCCGAACGCCTGCTGATCATCATGTTCCGGCAGGAATCGACGACGGCAGGTGACCTGGAAGCAGGCAGGGCCTGCAAGCACCATGATGTGAATCTCACGCTGCCTCGTCTCTGGCAGATGATGGGTAAACTCGATAAGGCCGAACGTTTGCTGATTGCCACGTTCAAGCAGGAATCGGCAAAGACGGGCGACCCGGAAGCAGGCGGGGCCTGCAAGAACCATGATACGAATCTCACACTGGCCCGCCACTGGCAGATGATGGGTAAGTTTGATAAAGCCGAACGCTTGCTGATCGCTACCTTCAGGCAGGAATCGCTGCAGCCGGGTGATCTGGAAGCAGGCAGAGCCTGCAAGAACCATGATACGAATCTGGGGCTGGCCCGTCTTTGGCAGATGATGGGCAAGTTCGATAAAGCCGAACGCTTGCTGATCGCCACCTTCAGGCAGGAATCGGTGCAGCCGGGTGATCTGGAAGCAGGCAGAGCCTGCAAGTACCATGAGACGAATCTTATGCTGGCCCGCCACTGGCAGACGATGGGAAAGCTCGACATGGCCGAACGCCTGCTGATTGCCATGTTCAGGCAGGAATCAGCCAGGGCGGGTGACCTGGAAGCAGACAGGGCCTGCAAGAACCATGAAACGAATCTGGGGCTGGCCCGTCTCTGGCAGATGAGGGGTCAACTCGATAAAGCCGAACGTCTGCTGATCGCCACGTTCAGGCAGGAATCAGCTCAGGCCGGTGCCCTGAAAAAAGGTGGGGCCTGCAAGTACCATGAAACGAATCTCACGCTGGCCCGTCACTGGCAGATGATGGGTCAGCTCGATAAAGCCGAACGCCTGCTGATCGCCACGTTCCGGCAGGAATCGGTGAACGCGGGCGATCTGGAAGAAGGCAAGGCCTGCAAGCACCATAAGACGAATCTGGGGTTGACCCGTCACTGGGAGATGATGGGACAGCTTGATAAAGCCGAACGCCTGCTGATCGCCACGTTCAGGCAGGAATCGTTAAATGTAGACGACCTGGAAGCAGGCAGAGCCTGCAGGAACCATGAGACGAATCTGGGATTGGCCCGTCTCTGGCAGATGAGGGGGAAGCTTGATGAAGCCGAACGCCTGCTGATCGCCATGTTCAGGGAGGAATCGGTCGAGGAGGTCGATCTGGAAGCAGACAGACCCTGCCAGAACCATGAAATAAATCTCGCTCTGGTCCGTCACTGGCAGATAATGGGCAAGCTCGATAAAGCCGAACGTCTGCTGATCGCCACATTCAGGCAGAAATCGACGACGGCAGGTGACCTGGAAGAAGGCAGGGCCTGCAACAATCATGAGACGAATCTGGGTCTGGCCCGTCTCTGGGAGCTTATGGGTAAGCTACATAAAGCCGAACGCCTGCTGATCGCTATGTTCAGGCAGGAATCGGCAAAAGCGGGTGACCTGGAGGAAGGCAGGGCCTGTCAGAACCATGAGACGAATCTCACACTGGCCCGCCACTGGGGGATAATGGGTCAGCTCGATAAAGCCGAACATTTGCTGATTGCCACATTCAGGCAGGAATCGGTGAAGGCGGACGACCTGGAAGACGGTAGGGCCTGTCAGGACCATGAGACGAATCTCACGCTGGCCCGTCACTGGGAGCTGATGGGTAAGCTCAAAAAAGTCGAATGTCTGCTGATTGCCACGTTCAGGCAGGAATCAGCGGAGGCGGGCGACCTGGAAGCAGGCAGAGCCTGCAAGAACCATGAAACAAATCTTACGCTGGCCCGTCTCTGGCAGATAATGGGCAAGGTCGATAATGCCCAAAGTCTCCTCCAACAATGCCTGTCCGATAGTACGCTGGTCGATGCGCAAAAAGACCGTTACAGGCTGGCATTAAGCATTTTACATTGTGGGACCAATGAATTTGATACTTATATTGGTGCTATCACCAACGGTGTCGATAAGGCGCTCATCCAGTCAATCCATCGATTCATGATTTATTGTGAGCGTGTCGGCAAAAACGGTTCAGAAGAGCCTGTTTTACTCGATCAAGCCTTCAATTACGTGGAGGAGGCTATGCAACTTCCGTCCACTAGTGAAAAGCGGGCACAATTGTTGTCGCAAAAAGCGCACATCATGAGAATGCAGAAAAAGGCTGAAAGCGAATGGCAATGGCTTTTTCAGCAAGCATCCTTTTTAGACCCTTCAAGACTATTAAAAGAAAAAACAGAGCCCTGGAGGAAAAAAGAACAGTGTGCGCTGGAAAAGTTAAACATCCTGAGTCCCGCTTAA
- a CDS encoding lipopolysaccharide assembly protein LapB produces the protein MNAIAYSTICKNSSGPVYSSPPAGGRGGVSWAAIVSGAPGATVKPVNSAGTPGLRQNPAQGSYQSAVTRAVKTTEDIEELFAQGFELLSKRQWNSAVKVFQAIRPNTKKQNERKVNGLAWALYQQPGKAAEALNLLNQLPASVQTGTLLTKSRILEKLERYQEAENLLKQIVKKEAGDPERGWACKYHGINITLARLWQIIGKHDQAECLLIATFRQESAKTDDLETGRACKYHETNLGLARHWQIMGKLDKAERLLIATFRQESSTAGDLEAGRACKHHETNLGLALLWQMMGKLDKAERLLIATFRQESSTASDLEAGRACKYHETNLGLALLWQMMGKLDKAERLLIAMFRQESARTGDPVAGGACKNHETNLSLARHWQIKGKLDRAERLLIATFRQESAKASDLEAGRPCKNHETNLGLARHWQMMGKLDKAEHLLIATFRQESVKVSDLEEDKACKNHQTNLGLARHWQMIGKHDKAERLLIAAFRQESVNAGDLEEGRACKYHETNLGLALLWQMMGKLDKAERLLIAAFRQESVNAGDLEAGRACKHHETNLALARLWQMMGKLDKAECLLIATLRQESAQAGGRTCKHHEINLGLARLWQMMGKVDNAQRLIQQCLSDSTLAEVQKDRYRLTLCILNSGTNEFDRYIGDITNGVDKALAQSIHRFRIYCERVAENGLEEPVFLDQAFNYVEEAMQLSSCSEKRAQLLSQKAHILRMQKKAESEWQWLFQQASCLDPSRVLKAKTDPWRKTEQRALKKLNILSPA, from the coding sequence ATGAACGCAATTGCCTATTCTACCATCTGTAAAAACTCCTCCGGGCCAGTCTACAGCTCACCTCCCGCTGGCGGAAGAGGAGGCGTTAGCTGGGCTGCGATTGTGTCAGGCGCTCCGGGAGCGACAGTGAAGCCGGTAAACTCTGCTGGCACCCCGGGGTTAAGACAAAATCCTGCCCAGGGTTCTTATCAATCTGCCGTAACAAGAGCGGTAAAAACGACAGAGGATATAGAGGAGCTTTTTGCTCAGGGGTTTGAATTACTCAGTAAAAGGCAGTGGAACTCAGCGGTTAAGGTGTTTCAGGCGATCAGACCGAACACTAAAAAACAGAATGAACGTAAAGTCAATGGTCTTGCCTGGGCACTGTATCAGCAGCCCGGAAAGGCTGCAGAGGCACTGAATTTATTGAATCAACTACCGGCTTCTGTCCAGACCGGCACCCTGCTGACAAAGTCCAGGATTCTGGAAAAACTGGAACGTTATCAAGAGGCAGAAAATCTGCTAAAGCAGATTGTTAAAAAGGAAGCGGGCGACCCAGAAAGAGGCTGGGCTTGTAAGTACCATGGTATCAATATTACGCTGGCCCGTCTCTGGCAGATAATAGGTAAACACGATCAGGCCGAGTGCCTGCTGATCGCCACGTTCAGGCAGGAATCGGCGAAGACAGACGACCTGGAAACAGGCAGGGCATGCAAGTACCATGAGACAAATCTGGGGCTGGCCCGTCACTGGCAGATCATGGGTAAGCTTGATAAAGCCGAACGCCTGCTGATCGCCACCTTCAGGCAGGAATCGTCGACAGCAGGCGACCTGGAAGCAGGCAGGGCCTGCAAGCACCATGAAACGAATCTGGGGCTGGCCCTTCTCTGGCAGATGATGGGCAAGCTCGATAAAGCTGAACGCCTGCTGATCGCCACCTTCAGGCAAGAATCGTCGACGGCAAGCGACCTGGAAGCAGGCAGGGCCTGCAAGTACCATGAAACGAATCTGGGGCTGGCCCTTCTCTGGCAGATGATGGGCAAGCTCGATAAAGCTGAACGCCTGCTGATTGCCATGTTCAGGCAGGAATCGGCCAGGACGGGCGACCCGGTAGCAGGCGGGGCTTGCAAGAACCATGAAACGAATCTTTCGCTGGCCCGTCACTGGCAGATAAAGGGTAAGCTCGATAGAGCTGAACGCCTGCTGATCGCCACGTTCAGGCAGGAATCGGCCAAGGCGAGTGACCTGGAAGCAGGCAGGCCCTGCAAGAACCATGAGACGAATCTGGGGCTGGCCCGTCACTGGCAGATGATGGGTAAGCTCGATAAAGCCGAACACCTGCTGATCGCCACGTTCAGGCAGGAATCAGTCAAGGTGAGTGATCTGGAAGAAGACAAAGCCTGCAAGAATCATCAAACGAATCTGGGGCTGGCCCGCCACTGGCAGATGATAGGCAAGCACGATAAAGCTGAACGCCTGCTGATCGCTGCGTTCAGGCAGGAATCGGTGAACGCGGGTGATCTGGAAGAAGGCAGGGCCTGCAAGTACCATGAAACGAATCTGGGGCTGGCCCTTCTCTGGCAGATGATGGGCAAGCTCGATAAAGCTGAGCGCCTGCTGATCGCTGCGTTCAGGCAGGAATCGGTAAACGCGGGCGATCTGGAAGCAGGCAGGGCTTGCAAGCACCATGAAACGAATCTTGCGCTGGCCCGTCTCTGGCAGATGATGGGTAAGCTGGATAAAGCTGAATGCCTGCTGATCGCTACGTTAAGGCAGGAATCAGCGCAGGCAGGAGGCAGGACCTGCAAGCATCATGAGATCAATCTGGGGCTGGCCCGTCTCTGGCAGATGATGGGTAAGGTCGATAACGCCCAACGTCTGATCCAGCAATGCCTGTCTGATAGTACGTTGGCCGAGGTTCAAAAAGACCGTTACAGACTGACATTATGCATTCTGAATTCCGGGACCAATGAATTTGACAGGTATATTGGAGACATCACCAACGGTGTCGATAAGGCTCTGGCCCAGTCAATCCATCGATTCAGGATTTATTGTGAACGTGTTGCTGAAAACGGTTTGGAAGAGCCTGTATTCCTGGATCAAGCTTTCAATTATGTGGAGGAGGCTATGCAGCTTTCTTCCTGTAGTGAAAAGCGGGCACAATTGCTGTCGCAAAAAGCGCACATCCTGAGAATGCAGAAAAAGGCTGAAAGCGAATGGCAATGGCTTTTTCAGCAAGCATCCTGTTTAGACCCTTCAAGAGTATTAAAAGCAAAAACCGATCCCTGGAGGAAAACAGAGCAGCGGGCGCTGAAAAAGTTAAACATCCTGAGTCCCGCTTAA
- a CDS encoding lipopolysaccharide assembly protein LapB, which yields MNTTAYSTIDKDSSRPIYSSPPVGGTGGASWAAIVSGAPGATVKPVNSAGTPGLRQNPARGSYQSAVTRAVKTTGDIEELFAQGFELLSKRQWSSAVKVFQAIKPNTKKQNERKVNGLARALYQQPGKAAEALNLLNQLPASVQTGTLLTKSRILKTLERYQEAEHLLKQIVKKEAGDPERGWACKYPGVNITLARLWQIIGKHDQAECLLIATFRQESAKTDDLEAGRACKCHETNLGLARHWQIMGKLDKAERLLVATFRQESSTAGDLEAGMACKYHDTNLTLARHWQMMGKHDNAERLLIATFRQESVKAGDLEAGRACKNHDTNLTLARHWQMMGKHDNAERLLIATFRQESAKVGDLDEGRSCKHHETNLALARHWQITGKHYKAESLLIATFRQESVKAGDLETGRACKYHETNLALARLWPIMGKHDKAESLLIATFRQESVQVDDLEAGRACKNHETNLALARLWQVMGKLDKAEHLLIATCRQESVQPGGLESGRACKNHDTNLTLARHWQMMGKHDNAERLLIDTFRQESVKAGDLEAGRACKNHDTNLTLARHWQMMGKHDNAERLLIATFRQESLNIDDLEAGRACKNHETNLGLARLWQMRGKLDEAERLLIATFRKESVEVINLEEDRPCQNHEINLALARHWQIMGKLDKAERLLIATFRQKSTTAGDLEEGRACNNHETNLGLARLWEIMGKLHKAERLLIAMFRQESAKAGDLEEGRACQNHETNLTLARHWGIMGQLDKAEHLLIATFRQESVKADDLEDGRACQDHETNLTLARHWELMGKLKKVECLLIATFRQESAEAGDLEEGRACKNHETNLTLARLWQIMGKVDNAQSLLQQCLSDSTLVDAQKDRYRLALSILHCGTNEFDTYIGAITNGVDKALIQSIHRFMIYCERVGKNGSEEPVLLEQAFNYVEAAMQLPSTSEKRAQLLSQKAHIMRMQKKAESEWQWLFQQASFLDPSRVLKEKTDPWRKTEQRALKKLNILSPA from the coding sequence ATGAACACAACTGCCTACTCTACCATCGATAAAGACTCCTCCCGGCCAATCTATAGCTCACCTCCTGTTGGCGGAACAGGAGGCGCTAGCTGGGCTGCGATTGTGTCAGGCGCTCCGGGAGCGACAGTGAAGCCGGTAAACTCTGCTGGTACCCCCGGGTTAAGACAAAATCCTGCCCGGGGCTCTTATCAATCTGCCGTAACAAGAGCGGTAAAAACGACAGGGGATATAGAGGAGCTTTTTGCTCAGGGGTTTGAATTACTCAGTAAAAGGCAGTGGAGCTCAGCGGTTAAGGTGTTTCAGGCGATCAAACCGAACACTAAAAAACAGAATGAACGTAAAGTCAATGGTCTTGCCCGGGCACTGTATCAGCAGCCCGGAAAGGCTGCAGAGGCACTGAATTTATTGAATCAACTACCGGCTTCTGTCCAGACCGGCACCCTGCTGACAAAGTCCAGGATTCTGAAAACACTGGAACGTTATCAAGAGGCAGAACATCTGCTAAAGCAGATTGTTAAAAAGGAAGCGGGCGACCCGGAAAGAGGCTGGGCCTGTAAGTACCCCGGTGTCAATATTACGCTGGCCCGTCTCTGGCAGATAATAGGTAAACACGATCAGGCCGAGTGCCTGCTGATCGCCACGTTCAGACAGGAATCGGCGAAGACAGACGACCTGGAAGCAGGCAGGGCATGCAAGTGCCATGAGACGAATCTGGGGCTGGCCCGTCACTGGCAGATCATGGGTAAGCTTGATAAAGCCGAACGACTGCTGGTCGCCACCTTCAGGCAGGAATCGTCGACGGCAGGCGACCTGGAAGCAGGCATGGCTTGCAAGTACCATGATACGAATCTCACACTGGCCCGTCACTGGCAGATGATGGGTAAGCACGATAACGCCGAACGCCTGCTGATCGCCACGTTCCGGCAGGAATCGGTTAAGGCGGGTGATCTGGAAGCAGGCAGGGCCTGCAAGAACCATGATACGAATCTCACGCTGGCCCGTCACTGGCAGATGATGGGTAAGCACGATAATGCCGAACGCCTGTTGATCGCCACGTTCCGGCAGGAATCGGCGAAGGTGGGTGACCTCGATGAAGGAAGGTCCTGCAAGCACCATGAGACCAATCTCGCTCTGGCTCGTCACTGGCAGATAACGGGTAAGCACTATAAGGCCGAAAGTCTGCTGATTGCCACGTTCAGGCAGGAATCGGTTAAGGCGGGTGATCTGGAAACAGGCAGGGCTTGCAAGTACCATGAGACCAATCTCGCTCTGGCTCGTCTCTGGCCGATAATGGGTAAGCACGATAAAGCCGAAAGTCTGCTGATCGCCACGTTCCGGCAGGAATCGGTGCAGGTGGACGACCTGGAAGCAGGTAGAGCCTGCAAGAACCATGAGACCAATCTCGCTCTGGCTCGTCTCTGGCAGGTGATGGGTAAGCTCGATAAGGCCGAACACCTGCTGATCGCTACGTGCAGACAGGAGTCGGTGCAGCCTGGCGGTCTGGAATCAGGCAGGGCCTGCAAGAACCATGATACGAATCTCACGCTGGCCCGTCACTGGCAGATGATGGGTAAGCACGATAACGCCGAACGCCTGCTGATCGATACGTTCCGGCAGGAATCGGTTAAGGCGGGTGATCTGGAAGCCGGCAGGGCCTGCAAGAACCATGATACGAATCTCACGCTGGCCCGTCACTGGCAGATGATGGGTAAGCACGATAACGCCGAACGCCTGCTGATCGCCACGTTCCGGCAGGAATCGTTGAATATAGACGACTTGGAAGCAGGCAGGGCCTGCAAGAACCATGAGACGAATCTGGGATTGGCCCGTCTCTGGCAGATGAGGGGGAAGCTTGATGAAGCCGAACGTCTGCTGATCGCCACGTTCAGGAAGGAATCGGTCGAGGTGATCAACCTGGAAGAAGACAGACCCTGCCAGAACCATGAAATAAATCTCGCTCTGGCCCGTCACTGGCAGATAATGGGCAAGCTCGATAAAGCCGAACGTCTGCTGATCGCCACATTCAGGCAGAAATCGACGACGGCAGGAGACCTGGAAGAAGGCAGGGCCTGCAACAACCATGAGACGAATCTGGGTCTGGCCCGTCTCTGGGAGATTATGGGTAAGCTACATAAAGCCGAACGCCTGCTGATCGCTATGTTCAGGCAGGAATCGGCAAAAGCGGGTGACCTGGAGGAAGGCAGGGCCTGTCAGAACCATGAGACGAATCTCACACTGGCCCGCCATTGGGGGATAATGGGTCAGCTCGATAAAGCCGAACATTTGCTGATCGCCACATTCAGGCAAGAATCGGTGAAGGCGGACGACCTGGAAGACGGTAGGGCCTGTCAGGACCATGAGACGAATCTCACGCTGGCCCGTCACTGGGAGCTGATGGGTAAGCTCAAAAAAGTCGAATGTCTGCTGATTGCCACGTTCAGGCAGGAATCAGCGGAGGCGGGCGACCTGGAAGAAGGCAGGGCTTGCAAGAACCATGAAACGAATCTTACGCTGGCCCGTCTCTGGCAGATAATGGGCAAGGTCGATAATGCCCAAAGTCTCCTCCAACAATGCCTGTCCGATAGTACGCTGGTCGATGCGCAAAAAGACCGTTACAGGCTGGCATTAAGCATTTTACATTGTGGGACCAATGAATTTGATACTTATATTGGTGCTATCACCAACGGTGTCGATAAGGCGCTCATCCAGTCAATCCATCGATTCATGATTTATTGTGAGCGTGTCGGCAAAAACGGTTCAGAAGAGCCTGTTTTACTCGAGCAAGCCTTCAATTATGTGGAGGCGGCTATGCAACTTCCGTCCACTAGTGAAAAGCGGGCACAATTGCTGTCGCAAAAAGCGCATATCATGAGAATGCAGAAAAAGGCTGAAAGCGAATGGCAATGGCTTTTTCAGCAAGCATCTTTTTTAGACCCTTCAAGAGTATTAAAAGAGAAAACCGATCCCTGGAGGAAAACAGAGCAGCGGGCGCTGAAAAAGTTAAACATCCTGAGTCCCGCTTAA
- a CDS encoding lipopolysaccharide assembly protein LapB, translated as MSGSPGATVRPLTSSGTRGLRQNPARNAYQYAVTRAVTTTGNTEELLTQGFDLLRKKQWDSAAKVFKGIKPTTQNQNERKVNGLARALYHQPGKAGEALDVLKQLPAFVQTTTLLTKSRILETLERYQEAENLLKRIVKKEAGDPEKGRPCKHRDTNIALARFWQRMGKLDKAERLLISTFRQESAKVCDPEAGRACKHHDTNIALARLWQMMGKLDKAERLLISTFRQESAKVCDPEAGRACKNHDTNLTLACHWQMMGKHDNAERLLIATFRQESVKAGDLEAGRACKNHDTNLTLARHWQMMGKHDNAERLLIATFRQESAKVGDLDEGRSCKHHETNLTLARHWQITGKYDKAESLLIATFRQESVKVGDLEAGRACKNHDTNLTLARHWQVMGKFDKAERLLIVTFRQESVQPGDLEAGRACKNHETNLGLACLWQMMGKFDKAERLLIATFRQESVKVSDLEEDRACKNHQTNLGLARHWQMIGKHDKAERLLIATFRQESAKSNDLEAGKACKHHDTNLTLARHWQTMGKLDNAERLLIATFRQESAQVGDLAAGMACKNHETDLTLARHWQMMDQLDKAERLLIATFRQESVKAGDLEAGRACKHHETNLTLARHWEFMGKLDKAEHLLIATFRQESAEAGDPKKGGVCKYHDTNLTLARLWQGMGQFDQAERLLIATFRQESAKESDLEEDRPCQNHETNLALALLWRMMGKVDKAQRLLQQCLCDNTLVDMQKDRYRLALGILHCGTNEFDIYIGDITNGVDKALIQSIHRFMIYCERVADDGSEENILLDQAFNDVDEAMQLPATSEKRAQLLSQKAHIMRMQRKAESEWRTLFQQASCLDPSRVLKEKTEPWRKTEQRALKKLNIL; from the coding sequence GTGTCTGGATCTCCGGGAGCAACAGTGAGGCCGTTAACCTCTTCTGGTACCCGGGGGTTAAGACAAAATCCTGCCCGGAACGCTTATCAATATGCCGTAACAAGAGCGGTAACAACGACAGGAAATACAGAGGAGCTTCTTACTCAGGGGTTTGACTTACTCAGGAAAAAGCAGTGGGACTCAGCGGCTAAGGTGTTTAAGGGAATCAAACCGACGACTCAAAACCAGAATGAACGTAAAGTCAATGGTCTTGCCCGGGCACTTTATCACCAGCCCGGGAAGGCCGGAGAGGCACTGGATGTATTAAAACAATTACCGGCTTTTGTCCAGACCACCACCTTGCTGACAAAGTCCAGGATTCTGGAAACACTGGAACGTTATCAAGAGGCAGAAAATCTGCTAAAGCGGATTGTTAAAAAGGAAGCGGGCGACCCTGAAAAAGGCAGGCCCTGCAAGCACCGTGATACAAATATCGCGTTGGCCCGTTTCTGGCAGAGGATGGGTAAGCTCGATAAAGCTGAACGTCTTTTAATCTCTACGTTCAGGCAGGAATCGGCAAAGGTGTGCGATCCGGAAGCAGGCAGGGCCTGCAAGCACCATGATACAAATATTGCGCTGGCCCGTCTCTGGCAGATGATGGGTAAGCTCGATAAAGCTGAACGTCTTTTAATCTCTACGTTCAGGCAGGAATCGGCAAAGGTGTGCGATCCGGAAGCAGGCAGGGCCTGCAAGAACCATGATACGAATCTCACGCTGGCCTGTCACTGGCAGATGATGGGTAAGCACGATAACGCCGAACGTCTGCTGATCGCCACGTTCCGGCAGGAATCGGTTAAGGCGGGTGATCTGGAAGCAGGCAGGGCCTGCAAGAACCATGATACGAATCTCACGCTGGCCCGTCACTGGCAGATGATGGGTAAGCACGATAACGCCGAACGCCTGCTGATCGCCACGTTCCGGCAGGAATCGGCGAAGGTGGGTGACCTGGATGAAGGCAGGTCCTGCAAGCACCATGAGACCAATCTCACTCTGGCTCGTCACTGGCAGATAACGGGTAAGTACGATAAAGCCGAAAGTCTGCTGATCGCCACGTTCCGGCAGGAATCGGTTAAGGTGGGTGATCTGGAAGCAGGCAGGGCCTGCAAGAACCATGATACGAATCTCACACTGGCCCGCCACTGGCAGGTGATGGGTAAGTTCGATAAAGCCGAACGCTTGCTGATCGTTACCTTCAGGCAGGAATCAGTGCAGCCGGGTGATCTGGAAGCAGGCAGAGCCTGCAAGAACCATGAGACGAATCTGGGGCTGGCCTGTCTTTGGCAGATGATGGGTAAGTTCGATAAAGCCGAACGTTTGCTGATCGCCACGTTCAGGCAGGAATCAGTCAAGGTGAGTGATCTGGAAGAAGACAGGGCCTGCAAGAATCATCAAACGAATCTGGGGTTGGCCCGCCACTGGCAGATGATAGGCAAGCACGATAAAGCCGAGCGTCTGCTGATCGCCACGTTCCGGCAGGAATCGGCGAAATCAAATGATCTGGAAGCAGGCAAGGCCTGCAAGCACCATGATACGAATCTCACGTTAGCCCGTCACTGGCAGACGATGGGTAAGCTCGATAACGCCGAACGTCTGCTAATCGCCACGTTCAGGCAGGAATCGGCACAGGTGGGCGACCTGGCAGCAGGCATGGCCTGTAAGAACCATGAGACGGATCTTACGCTGGCCCGTCACTGGCAGATGATGGACCAGCTCGATAAAGCCGAACGCCTGCTGATCGCCACGTTCCGGCAGGAGTCGGTGAAGGCGGGTGATCTGGAAGCAGGCAGGGCCTGCAAGCACCATGAGACCAATCTCACGCTGGCCCGTCACTGGGAGTTCATGGGTAAGCTCGATAAAGCCGAACACCTGCTGATCGCCACGTTCAGGCAAGAATCCGCAGAGGCGGGTGACCCGAAAAAAGGTGGCGTCTGCAAGTACCATGATACGAATCTTACACTAGCCCGTCTTTGGCAGGGGATGGGTCAGTTTGATCAAGCTGAACGTCTTTTGATTGCCACGTTCAGGCAAGAATCGGCAAAGGAGAGTGATCTGGAAGAAGACAGACCCTGCCAGAACCATGAGACCAATCTCGCTCTGGCCCTTCTCTGGCGGATGATGGGTAAGGTTGATAAAGCCCAGCGTCTGCTCCAACAATGCCTTTGCGATAATACGTTGGTCGATATGCAAAAAGACCGTTACAGGCTGGCATTAGGCATTTTACACTGTGGAACCAATGAATTTGATATTTATATCGGAGATATTACCAACGGTGTAGATAAAGCACTTATCCAGTCAATCCATCGTTTCATGATTTATTGCGAACGTGTTGCTGACGACGGTTCGGAAGAGAATATATTACTCGATCAAGCCTTCAATGATGTGGATGAGGCTATGCAACTTCCTGCCACCAGTGAAAAGCGGGCACAATTGTTGTCGCAAAAAGCGCACATCATGAGAATGCAGAGAAAAGCTGAAAGTGAATGGCGCACGCTTTTTCAGCAAGCATCCTGTTTAGACCCTTCAAGAGTATTAAAAGAGAAAACCGAACCCTGGAGGAAAACAGAGCAGCGGGCGCTGAAAAAGTTAAACATCCTTTGA